The DNA segment GGTGTAGATATCGGACAACCGGGGACCGGCAGCCGCTGAGCTGGCAGTCCTGATAGTCTGATGGTGCAGATGACGGTAACTTGATCCCTCCACACCAATAACACCGATGCCTGTTTCAGCCAGTCCTGGATCAATCCCTATGATGCGTCGCATAGCATCGGTCTATTGGTCAAAATCAAAATCATCCGGTATCTCGAGGTTGGAAGACACACTCTGAACATCGTCATGATCATCCAGGGCATCCAGCATCTTCAGCACCTTGCGGGTTCCGTCTGCATCAAGTTCAATGTTGGTATCTGCAACCAGTGCTACCTCTGCGTTCTCGTGCACGAAACCGGCAGCTTCCATGGCCTCGACCACCGCATCAAAGTCCTCCGGGGCGGTCTCCACCTCGATCGTGTCTCCCGATACCGCGACATCGGCAGCACCCGCCTCCAGTGCCGGTTCCAGGATCTGATCCTCGGTATATTTTCCGGTACTGTAGGCCAGTATCCCCTTTTTGTTAAAGAGGTACGACACACATCCGCTTTCCCCCAGGTTGCCGCCGGCCTTGTTGAAGATACTGCGGACATCGGCAGCGGTGCGGTTCTTGTTGTCGGTAAGGCAGTCTACCAGGATAGCAACACCGCCGGGACCGTACCCCTCGTACATCATCTCGGTGTAGTCTACACCCTCAAGATCGCCAGTCCCCTTCTTGATAGCCCGTTCTACATTGTCTTTGGGCATATTCTCCGCGCGAGCCTTGTTGATGGCGGTACGCAGACGGGGATTGGAATCGGGATCGCCGCCGCCCAGTCGAGCTGCAACGGTTATCTCTTTGATCAGTTTGGAAAAAATCTTGCCTCGTTTGGCATCCAGGGCACCTTTTTTATGGCGAATGGTTGCCCACTTGCTATGGCCGGACATGCGGTCTCCTTGCGGTGTAAGAGTGAAAAAAGGCTATCATGGTGCGATTCCGGGTGTCAATCTTTCGATCCGATCCGGCGGCCAGATACGCCAGCGTACCGTTCCCCGCACCCGCTCCAGATCTACCGGGCCGTAATGTCGGGAGTCAAGATAGCCGCCACCGCTGCTGACAGCAACGGAATCATCCGGCACGGTGAACCCGGCCCAGTCTGGTGCAAGCGGAAACCCCGAGGGCGGCTCCGCATGGCCATCGTCAGGAAAGTCCCGGCTGGCCACATGCTGTCCGGCAACTGCCGCAACCCGACGCAGCACCGGCAGGTGACGGTACGCTGGATACGGGGTGCGTCCGAACAGACTGGCAGCAGGACGCTGCAGCAGGACACGAAGTCGGGAGGAAATGCGGTGCGGCTCGGTATATGGCGGAAACAGGAGGATAATCTGATCCGACACCACCTCCTGGTTGACCAGCGAAACCAGCACCACATCACCCCGCTGCAGCTGTGGGCTCAAGGCATTATCCGGCACGGTATAGGTGCGCAGTACAAAAAAATGGGTAATTGTAAACCCGAGCAGCAGCAGCAGGAGCGGTCGTACCGTCCGAGCAGCCAGCTGTCTCCAGCGATTGCGACGGTACGGATTGTAGCGAAAACCACCACGCACTACTGGATTCCTCCCCAGCGCCGCGCCGGCCAGTAGATAAACAGGGCTCGACCGAGGATGTCGTCCTCGTACACAAATCCGTAGTTGCGTCCGTCATGGGAGTTGTCGCGATTGTCCCCAAGGGTGAGCATGCCCCCGGGGGGCAGATACCAGCCCAGATCTGTTCTCTTGCGCTGTGCGCTGATACGCGGATCAGCGGGATTCATGGCGGACCGCTCCTCGATACGCAACTGATCCCGGGTATTGATGTCCGGCGGGTACTGCTGGGCGAAACTGGTTGCGAAGCTGCGATCCGCCTCGCTCAGCGGAATCCCGGCCTCGGAGCGGGAGATAATTGCCGCAAACCGGCGCATGTCGGCATAGGCCTCCGGCGGTACCAGGCGCTGAATCGGGCTGGC comes from the Spirochaeta africana DSM 8902 genome and includes:
- a CDS encoding YebC/PmpR family DNA-binding transcriptional regulator, coding for MSGHSKWATIRHKKGALDAKRGKIFSKLIKEITVAARLGGGDPDSNPRLRTAINKARAENMPKDNVERAIKKGTGDLEGVDYTEMMYEGYGPGGVAILVDCLTDNKNRTAADVRSIFNKAGGNLGESGCVSYLFNKKGILAYSTGKYTEDQILEPALEAGAADVAVSGDTIEVETAPEDFDAVVEAMEAAGFVHENAEVALVADTNIELDADGTRKVLKMLDALDDHDDVQSVSSNLEIPDDFDFDQ
- a CDS encoding S26 family signal peptidase — protein: MRGGFRYNPYRRNRWRQLAARTVRPLLLLLLGFTITHFFVLRTYTVPDNALSPQLQRGDVVLVSLVNQEVVSDQIILLFPPYTEPHRISSRLRVLLQRPAASLFGRTPYPAYRHLPVLRRVAAVAGQHVASRDFPDDGHAEPPSGFPLAPDWAGFTVPDDSVAVSSGGGYLDSRHYGPVDLERVRGTVRWRIWPPDRIERLTPGIAP